CGACCTCGGCCGGCTCGGCGCGGACGGCACCCGTCCCGGCACCGGCCTCTACAACCGCTGCGCCCCGGGCGCCGGCGGCCAGGCGCCGGGCGAGTCGCGGACGTACCCCGTCACCATCACCCGCACCGCCGGGCCCGAGGGCGCCACGTACACCAAGCTCTCGTTCACCGGCGACGACGGGACCTTCTCGGTCTCGCCGGCCAAGCTCGACATCCCGCTGAACACCCCGACCACGGTCTACGTCACCGCCAAGCCGACGGCCGGCGCGCACAGCGCGATCCTGCAGGTCGACGACCCGGCCACCCGGGGGTGGGACCAGTCGATGATGGCCGTCGTGGTCGCCGGCGAGCCCGCCCCCGCCCCGGCGTTCACGTGGTCGACGAGCGGGGTCTCGCAGCGCAACCTCGCCCAGCGCTACTACCTCACCGTGCCGGAGGGCGTGAAGGCGCTCGACGTCTCGATGTCCGGCCAGGCCCCCACCAGCCAGGTGCGCTTCCTGGCCTTCCACCCGTACGGCGTGCCGCTCGACACGACGTCGACGCCCAACTGCTACCCGAACTACGGGACGCCCGAGGGCAACGGCTGCAACCCCTTCCGCCGCGTCTACAGCAACCCGACGCCGGGGGTGTGGGAGTTCCTCGTGGAGTCCCGCCGCACGACGCCGCTCGCCGACAACCCGTTCACCCTCACGGCCACCATGCTCGGCGCCACCGTCACGCCGGAGGTGACGACCCTCGCGTCGGCCGCTGTCGGCCAGCCGGCCCCGCTGCAGTGGGACGTGCGCAACGACTTCGGCACCGCGACCCTGCGCGGGCAGGGCGGGGCGCTCGGGTCGGTGCGGGAGGCCCGGCCGACCGTCGCCGGCACCGGGGCGGAGAAGTACGTCGACCACGAGGTCACGATCCCGGCCGGCACGACGCGGTTCGAGGCCTCGATCGGCAACACCTCAGACCCGCAGGCGGACCTCGACCTCTACCTGCTGGACGCCGACGGCGACATCGTGACGTACGACGCCGACGCCGACTCCGAGGAGTCGATCGTCTGGGACAACCCGACCCCGGGCACGTACGTCGTGGAGGTGGAGGGCTACTCGGTGCCCGCCGGCGCGACGCAGTTCGACTACCGCGACGCGTTCTACGCGCCGTCGCTCGGCACGCTGGCCGTCACCTCGCCGCCGGTCACCCTGCACCAGGGTGAGGCGACGACGATCAACGGCACCCTGACCGCGCTCGCGCCGACGGCGCCGGGCCGGACGCTGACCGGCGTGCTGAACGTGGTCAACGACGCGGGCGCGGTGCTCGGCTCCGCGCGGGTCGACGTCGACTCCGTCGTCGCCCCCTAGCCCGCGCTCCAGCAGCGAGAAGGGCCCCGTCGGCGTCCCGCCGCCGACGGGGCCCTTCTGCTTTCGGGAACCAGGAACCAGGAAAGACACGTCGCGGTTCGTCCACCGTCGCCCTGCCGGAGACCCTCATCCGGAGGGGCGTGGGCGCCCGGCGAGCAGTTGCACCACAGCCTCGGGCTTCCCCCCGGGCGCCGCGTCCCCTAGCGTCGCGCCATGGCGTACGACGGGGAGCTCGCCCAGCGCGTCCGCGCGCTGCTGGACGGCGAGCCGGTGGTCGAGAAGCGCATGTTCGGCGGGCTGGCCTTCCTGGTCGACGGCCACATGGCGGTCGCGGTGGGCGGCCGGGGCGGGCTCATGGCGCGCGTCCCGCCCGAGCAGCTCGAGGCCCTGCTGGCCGAGCCGGGCACCGACGAGGTCGTCATGGGCCAGGGGCGCCGGATGCGCGGCTGGGTCACCATCGACGACGAGGCGCTGGGCGACGACGTGGCGCTCCGGGCCTGGGTCACGCGCGGGCTGGACGTCGTCCGCGCGCTCCCGCCGAAGTAGCCCGTCGCCTCAGCTCCTGCGCCGCCGGGCGCGGGCGCTCACGAGCACGCCCGCGAGCGCCAGCCCGAACCCGAGCGGGGCCAGCAGCGTGACGAGGTACGCGACGAGCGGCAGGCGGTCGGCGCCGAGCAGGAGCGGCGCGACCGTGGCGACGCAGGACACCGCGCCGACGACGAAGAGGACGCCGCCGACGAGGACGAGCCGGTCGCCGGGCACGGGGGAGGAGCCGCCGTTCATGGGGAAAGCGTAGGCGGCGGCCGGGAGGTACCCTGACCGCCGCTCGAACGACAGGAGGGATGGCCGTGCCGACCGGCAAGGTCAAGTGGTACGACACCGACAAGGGCTTCGGCTTCGTCACGACCGACGAGGGCGAGGACGTCTTCCTGCCTGCCTCGGCGCTGCCCGCGGGCGCGACGACGCTCAAGGGGGGCACCCGGCTCGAGTTCGGCGTCGCCCAGGGACGGCGCGGCGCGCAGGCGCTGTCCGTACGCCTCCTCGACCCGCTGCCCTCGCTGGCCAAGGCGGCCCGGCGCAAGCCGGACGACCTCGTGCCGATCGTCGAGGACCTCATCCGCCTGCTCGAGG
The nucleotide sequence above comes from Motilibacter aurantiacus. Encoded proteins:
- a CDS encoding TfoX/Sxy family protein, yielding MAYDGELAQRVRALLDGEPVVEKRMFGGLAFLVDGHMAVAVGGRGGLMARVPPEQLEALLAEPGTDEVVMGQGRRMRGWVTIDDEALGDDVALRAWVTRGLDVVRALPPK
- a CDS encoding cold-shock protein; translation: MPTGKVKWYDTDKGFGFVTTDEGEDVFLPASALPAGATTLKGGTRLEFGVAQGRRGAQALSVRLLDPLPSLAKAARRKPDDLVPIVEDLIRLLEGVGGSLRRGRYPDKAAGKKVAAVLRAVAEDLEA